The segment ATGAAGACGCCCTAAGTGTTTCACCTATAGCAAGCAAATTAGGCTATTCTATAGTGCTTGTAGGAAAAACATCCATACCTGATGTTGTTAAAAGCTACATAAAATCAAAGAACTGTGAAATAAATGTAGTTGGAGGATCAGATGTTATTAATGCTGATGTAGTTAGAGATTTAAGAGCTAATAAAGTGTATAATGGGGCGACAAAGTGTGATAGAAATGTAGCCATTATAAATGATTATAAAGATAAATTGGATTTAAGTAAATTATATATAGCTAGTGACAAAGGTTTTGCTGATGCTCTAAGTGGAAGTGCTTTAGCTGGGTTAAATAATAATCCTATTATATTAGTTGGAAATAATAATAAGGATATTGTAAATAGTTTTATTAAAAACAATGATAATATCAAAAATATAAATATATTAGGGGGAGAGGGCGCTGTTAGTGAAGATATAGTAAATAGCATTGTAAATACTGAAGACACAAGCGATAAAACTGACAAAAAAGAAGAGACTATATCTATAAAACAGACTGTTAAAGTACCAGATACTTTATTTGGAAATTATGAAATAAGGATTAATAGTATAGAATCAACAAATGAAAGAAATGAATTTAGTTATAGTAATCCTTATGAAGTGTATAAAATAAATTACACTTATAAGCTTTTAAGTAAAGGTGAAGATAGCATGGGAGTATTTTTATTTCAGCCTTTTGATGCTATAGATAGTAAAGGCGAGGTAGGATATAGCTATCCTAATAGTGGACTTGCTCCTGAAGAATTAAAAATAACAGGAAGTAAATGTAGTGCAGAGGCATTTATAGGAGTAAATAATGAAACGAACTATTTAACATTAACATTAGATTATATGCATAATGGTGAAATTTTCCACGTAACATTTAAAGTACCAACTAAATAAGTTGAACTTTAAATTAATATACTAAATGTGTGGTTATAAACGCAAATACAATCATATCAAAAGCTGGTAAATGAATAACAATATTAATTTTAGATATAACAATAAAAATATATTGATAAACGATAAAACATGTGATATATTATAAACATAAAATAATTCTATATGGAGGATATGTTTATGAAGAAATATATTGTATCTTTAATATTTATTATCATTGGAATTGGTTGTGGTGTTGCTTATAACATAATAGGATCTGAAATTGCAGCAGATGGAACTCTTGTAGAACCTTTTTTCTTAATACCTTTTAGTTTTATATTTTGTCTTATAGGTCTTATAATTGCAATGGTAGTAACCATAAAATCATTTGTTTTAAAATCAAAAGTAGTTAAAAAGTAAAAAAGATAAATATAAATAATAAAATAAATAATAAAAGATAGGGACGGTTAACAACTTTTTTATATATCAAAAAGTTGTTAACCGTCCCTAAAAATTCATCTTCTATTTAAATATTAAATAGAAGATGAATTATCTATTTATAAAAAGGATTAGTGCTTAAAAAATATTCATGATATACTTTTATATGTAAAATTTAATCGATGTTTTTAGAGTTTTATTTACATAAAGTTACAAAATTATGTATTATTAACATGAATTTGAATGTTTAAATATTATAGGTGATTATATTGATTAATTATGAAAATATTTTAAGAAAAGAAAGAATTAAAAATTTCTATGAAGGCAATGACGTAGATAGAGTACCTTTTTATACAAATGCAACGATATATTCAGGTGTGCTCGGAAAACTGAGTTCTAAAGAATTTTATTTAAATCCAGAGCTTTCCTATAGTACGCAAAGATTGGTTTTAGATATTCATCACTGTGACGGGAGTCCTTCTTTTGATTTCCCGGGGTATACTGGTTTGATGTTTGGTGGAGAAATTGAGTACAAAGATAATCCATATGTGTCAATTCCTTTGATTAAACCAAGAGTTAAATCAATTAGTGATATAGAAAAAATAAAAGTTCCAAATTTAGAGATAGATATTGAAGAAAATTTAAAATTTAAATTTTTTAAGATTTTAAATGAAAAGGGTGTATCAATACCCATAAGCATGGGCTCACCATTAGAGATAGTTAGTAATATCTGTGATATTACTTTACTTGTAAAGCTATTTCGAAAAGACACTGAAGCATTACATAGACTTCTAAGATGTGCTACAGATTATCTAAAGTTAATGGGGAATATTACAATAAATATGTTTGGCATAGACAAGTGCTATTGTTCATCTAATTTTCCCATAGAATCTTTGATTTCAACAAAACTATTTGAAAACCATTCTTTACCATATTTTCTCGAGGTATACGAGTACTTTAGAAGTAAAGGTGTAAAAAGCTATTCTCTCCATTTATGTGGAAATCACAACAGAAATTTAGAAATTTTTAGACATATAGGTTTACCAGATAGAACCTTTATAAGCTTAGATGAAAAAATAGATATGGATAAAGCATCCTCAATTTTTGGAGAAAAATATATTTTAGCTGGTAATGTTTCTTCAAATAGTCTATTAAACGGCACTTACAAAGAGGTGTATAGTATTTCAAAGGATATAATTATCAAAAATAAAAGCAGAAAAGGTGGATTTGCACTTATGCCATCTTGTACACTACCACCCTATACTCCGCCTTTAAATTTATATGCTATGTATAAAGCCTGTGAAGACTTTGGAAAATACTGATGCTTATATAGTACTGCTAGTAATTTGTAATTAATTAGAAATAATAATATAGATTTTTTTACTTTGTTTAGTAATAATAAAATAGATTTTTTTACTTTGTATAGAGAAATATATATAAATATTTTTTGATTTTTTAATTAAAGGTTATGGTTCCTTAAAATACCAAATACATTCACATAGGGTGATTAAATGGAATTAAGCGAGAAAATTAGCATTCTACCTAGTATTTTAAACTTAAAAAGACAAGTTGTAGGTGTAAAAATTATAAAAAATAAGGAAAACTACGATTTCATTGAAGCAAAGCAAATAAAAAATAAAATAACTTATTGTTATATGATAAAGCTTGCTACTTATGGGAAGCATTTCAAAGCCAAAGCTGAAAACTTCCTATGTGATGGAGCTTCAAAGGCACTAGGTCTAATGACTGTTCCTGATAATGTAATTTCTGGGCAAGTGTATGAATCTTTAGGATTATATGAAAATCGAGAGGTAGCAAAAGAAGCCCAAAGAGATGTTAAATATATAAAGGAAAAGAATTATGGAGTGGAGATATTTTCTTTAAATAATTTTCCAGCAAAAGAATTTGATGTAGCAATTATTATTGATTCTTCTTATAAAATTATGAGACTTATGCAAGGATATTCCTATTATTATGGGGTAAATAAAAATATAAGTTTTAGCGGAAATCAGGGAATATGTTCTGAGGCTACCGCTGTTCCTTATATTAATGATGATGTTAACGCATCTATGTTATGTTCAGGAACAAGATTTTTTGCTAAGTGGAATGAAGATGATATAGCTTTTGGAATACCATATAGTAAAATGAGCAAAGTAATAGATGGAGTTATAAATACTATTAATCCTACAGAATCTGATGAAAAAAAGCAAGAAATTATTAAGAAATTAAAAGATAAAGACATAAATTTAAACATTGAACTGGGAAAAAATTATTATATTTAGGGGAGAGAATAATTTGGTAGAGTATATTTTAAGTAATCAAGATAAGATAATTCAATATACATTGCTTCATGTTTCTTTGACAGTTTCATCCGTATTATTCTCTTTGATTTTATGGGTTCCTTTAGGAATATATATGACAAGAAATGAGAGATTGGCTAAATTTGTTTTAGCTATAAGTAATATTTTGTACTGTGTTCCATCTATATCCATGTTTGCGCTTTTAATAACTGTTCCTTTTTTAGGACTTGGAAGGAAGTCGGCGGTGCTTGCTTTGGTTTTATACTCAATGATGCCTATGACAAGAAGTGTTTATACTGGAATTAAAAATGTAGATGTTTCCTTAATTGAGGCTATGAGGGGAATGGGATTGAATAAAAGACAAATTTTCTTTGAAGTTCAGCTACCTATGGCAATTCCTTCTATATTTTCTGGATTTAGAATAATGACTATAATGATTACAAGTACAGCAACCCTTGCAACCTATATTGGTGAAAAAAACTTAGGAAGATTAATATCACAAGGTTTGTCTAGAAGTAATATGGACATGGTTTTGACTGGGGCAGTTCTTGTGTCTGTAATTGCAGTGTTATTAGATTTTATACTACTAATAATAGAAAACAAACTAAGTTGGTATAATGTTAAGGCTGGTGAAAATTAAAATGATTATTATGAAAAATGTTAAAAAATACTATGAAGGTCAGAAAACACCTGCAATTAATGATTTAAATTTAAATATTGAAACTGGTAAATTAACGGTGTTTTTAGGTAAATCTGGATGCGGGAAATCTACTACTTTGAAATTGATAAATAGGATGATTCACGCTACAAGTGGGTCTATTGAAATAAACGGCAAAGATATAAAGGATTTTAATGAAAACAATTTGCGAAGAGATATAGGGTATGTTATACAGGACATTGGTTTATTGCCAAATAAAACTGTAGAACAAAATATATCTATAGTTCCAAAATTAAAAAAGTGGAGTAAAGAAGATATAAAAAAGAGAGTAAGGGAACTTATTCTCATGATAGGGCTTGATCCTGATACTGATGGAAAAAAGTATCCGAGACAGTTAAGCGGTGGGCAGATGCAAAGAGTTGGAGTTGCAAGAGGACTTGCTGCTAATCCGGAGATCATTCTAATGGATGAGCCTTTTGGAGCAGTTGATCCAATATTGAGATCCAAACTTCAAGATGATTTGTTAAAAATTCAAAAAGCGGAAAAGAAGACAATATGTTTTGTAACTCATGACATTGACGAGGCTATTAAACTTGGAGATAAAATAGCTATATTTAATGAGGGTAGTGTGGTTCAATGTGATGACCCGCTGACTATTTTAATGAATCCGAAAAATGATTTTGTTAAAGAATTTATGGGTGAAACTAGAGTTTTAGAGGCATTTAAAATTGTTAGTTTACAGGATTTAGTTAAAGGAAGAGAAGAAAAAATAGTAGAAGTAAATGAAGATAAAAAGATAAAATTAAAAGCAGATTGCAAATTATATAGAGCATTATCAAAATTAATTGAGAAGGACAAAAGTGTCATAACTATAATTGATAATGATAATAATTTTATTAATGAGATTTCAATAAATGAGATAGCAAAATATTTATATAAGGAGAAGTAATATGAGTGTACATAGAGCCATAAATGCCTTAACAAAACTAGTTCCAATTAATTTAGCTATTCATATGGGCTTAGTTTTTACTTCTCTATTTTTAGCCATTATTATTGGGATATCTTTAGGAGTTCTTTTAAGTCGACAAAAACTGAAGATAGTATCTAATATAGTATTGCAGATGTTAAATGTGCTTCAAACTATACCACCTTTTGCTTTTGTAGCAATATCATTACCTTTGCTTGGATTTGGATACAAGCCAACTATTATAGTACTAGTGTGTCAAGGAGTACTTCCGATTATCAAAGGAACTATGGTTGGAATATTGCAGGTTAATAGCAAAACGAGAGAAGCTGCTAAAGGCCTTGGAATGACGAATTTTGAGATTTTAAAAGAGTTAGAACTTCCAATGTCTATGCCTTATATTTTAAGTGGTGTGAAAATGTCATCCACATACGTTGTAAGTGTAGCTACTCTTGCAGGTTTTGTAGGTGCAGGTGGTCTTGGAACATTAATATCTAGTGGAATTGCTATGTTATATCCAGAGTATTTGTTAATTGGGGCAAGTTTATGTGCCATAATAGCCTTAGTGATGAATTTTATATTAGATAAAATAGAAAAAAAGATATTGTTTATGGAGTTTGGAGATGCTAAGGGATTACAATGTAAAAATTAATATAAATAATTATATTTTTAAATAATTTCTTTGATTAATCTTATTATTAAAAGGGAGGATTAACCTATGATAAAAAAAATATCAACAATTTTAGCGGTATTACTATGTTTTTCTTTTTTAGGTGGATGTGGTAAATCAGAAAGTGAAAAATCTAAATCAAAAGGTGAAATAACAATAGGCTCTAAGACTTTTACAGAGAGTTTAGTTTTAGGAAATATTATGGTTAAGTATCTAAAAAGTCTAGGATATACTGTAAACGATGAAACTGGCCTTGGAGAAACTGCTATTATAAGAAAGGCTATTACTTCAGGTGAGGTTGATGGATATTATGAATATACAGGAACTGGTCTTATGCAGTTTATGAAGCATGATCCTGTATATGACGCTAAGAAATGTTATGAACTTATAAGCAAATGGGATAAAGATAATGGTATAACATGGTTACCTTATTCTAAAGCTAATAACACTTATGTAATGGTTGTTACAAAGGAACTTGCAAAAAAATATAACCTTAAAAATGTAAGTGATCTTGCAAAAGCATACAATGAAGGAAATGATATTACTTTAGTAACAGCTGCAGAGTCTTATGAAAGACCAGATATGATGCCAAGACTTATGAGCGTTTATGGATTTAATGTACCTGTTAAAAATAGATTAAATGTGGAATTAGGATTATTTTATGAAGCTTTAAAAAATGGTAAAGCTGATGTTGCTACAGGTTTTGCAACAGATGGAAACATTAAAAAAGATGGTTATGTTGCTCTTGAAGATGATAAAAATGCCTTTGCTGTATACAGCATAACTCCAGTTTTTAGAACAGAAATATTAGAAAAATATCCAGATATTAAAGAGGAAATATCAAAATTGACTAAGTTACTTAACGATGAAGTTGTTATGGATTTAAATTCTAAAGTGGATATTGATAAACAATCTGTAGAGAAAGTTGCAGATGAATTTTTAAAAGCAAACAAATTAACAAAATAAAAGACAAGCTAGGGACGGTTAACAACTTTTTTATATATGTCAAAAAGTTGTTAACCGTCCCTAGCTTTTTTAAAAAATTCTTGACAAGTCTTAAAATAAATTATATTATATTAAACATAAATCAAAACAAATTCGATGAAGAGAAGAAGTATGTAATATTTTGTCCCAAAGAGAGTTGGTGTACTGCTGAAAGCCAATGTTCAAAATATAACTGAAAATCACCTCTGAGAAGCAAGGCTGAACTATAGTAAGCTTTGACGGAATTTCTTACCGTTAAAAGAGAATCGTATTGATGGATACGTAACTAAGTGCTGTAAAATGGTTTTATTATAAAATAGGATTGTTTTATAGAATTAGGGTGGTAACGCGGAATTATACCCGTCCCTTATATTTAAGGGACGGTTTTTTGTTGTCTAAAAATAAAATTTTTGCTATTTTAGCAGAGATTTATTTATAAGATTTTTATAATTCTTCTAGTATTAATTATTGCAAGAAACTTGAAGGGGGGCAATTTATATGAGCATAGAAGAGGACATTAGAAACTATTGAAAATATATTTAATCCAAGGAGGAATTTAAGATGAAAGATTTACGTAAGAAGGATTTATTATTAATAGGTTTAATGCTTTTCTCATTGTTTTTTGGGGCTGGAAATTTAATATTTCCACCATTTTTAGGACAATCAGCAGGTGGAGCTACATGGAAAGCCTTGGGGGCGTTTTTCATAACAGCAGTTGGTTTTCCGGTTTTGGGAGTAGTTGCAGTTGCAAAATCTTCTGGACTTAATAATTTAGCAAGAAGGGTCAATCCTACTTTTGCCGCAGTATTTACTGTTTTAATTTATTTATCAATAGGACCTTGCCTTGGAATTCCAAGAGCAGGAAGTTTACCTTTTGAAATGGCAGTCGCTCCATATTTACAAGGGGGATATCAAAAACTTTAGCTTTATTTTTATATACTTTAGTATTTTTCATGATAGCATATTGGCTTTCATTATCACCAAACAAATTAGTTGATCGTTTAGGAAAATTTTTAACTCCATCTTTATTAGTATTAATTTTAGTTATGTTTTTAGGATCTTTTTTTAAACCTTTAGGAAATTATGGATTAGCTACTGGGGGGTACGTAAAGTCATCTTTCGTTAAAGGATTTTTAGAAGGATATTTAACTATGGATACTATAGCTGCTTTAAACTTTGGGATTGTTATAGCTATGGCAATAAAATCAAAAGGTGTTACTGAAGAAAAGAGGGTAATTTCAACATCTATAAAAGCTGGTTTAATTGCAGGAACTTTATTGATTGTTATATATTCAATGCTTGCTCATTTAGGCGCCTCTAGTGGGGGAAGATTTGGTGCTACTAAAAATGGAGCTGAAACTCTTACAAATGTAACTACTTATATTTTTGGAAATTACGGTGCAATATTGCTGGCAGTAATATTTACACTAGCTTGTTTGACAACTTCTGTTGGTCTTATAACTTCTTGTAGTAAATATTTCTGTACAATTTCTAAAAAAATAACTTATAAAACTTGGACTAGAATATTATCAGTTTCTAGTATGTGCCTTGCAAACATGGGACTTACTAAAATTCTTGCAGTGTCTGTGCCTGTGTTGAATGCAATTTATCCAATAGCTATAATGCTTATAGTGTTAGCAGTTTTAGACAATGTATTTAAGGGGGAATCAGTTGTTTATAAATGCACTATTTTATTTACTGGAGTTGTAAGTGTGGTTTATGCTTTAAGTCAGGCTGGAATTGGATTAGGTGTAGTTAACAAAGTATTTAGTAAATTACCTCTATACAGTGAGGGTCTTGGTTGGCTACTCCCTGCGGTATTGGGAATGGCTTTAGGCCTTGCTATTATGTGCAAGAATGTAGTTTTAGCACCTAAAGAAGTATTGGATAACTAGTATAAATTAACAGGAGAAGGTTAATAGGAGAAGGTTAATAGGAGAAGGTTAATAGGAGAAGGTTAATAGGAGAAGGTTAATAGGAGAAACTTAATTGGATAAATTAAATTTTAAAATACAAGGGTTATGTGTTTTTATAAATTGAGTTTTTAAAAATATAAATTTTACTTTGGGGCATTAAAATATAAAATTTTGATTTTGGGGCAGGGGCATTGAAAGAAAAAATTTGTATTATAAAAAAAATAAATATATAAACCTTCATTTATAAATATTTTGTATTGGTAAAGTATGAGCTTAAATATTAGAATAGAAGAAAGAAAAAGAATTAGATATAATTAAAAACTAAGTCATAACATACTAGTAGTACAGAATATTTATAAGCAGGAGGAATTGATTATGTTTATGGATAAAGATGCTTTAATGAATTTAGATTTAATAAAAAGAGAAAAAATAATGAGGGCGGAGTTAGGAGAAGAAAAGTGTAAAATAATAGATAAGTACAATCTTCATCCTAATAATAGAATATATTGGGTAAGACTCCAAGATAAATATCCAGATCAAGAGTATTTTAGCCATAAATTTGCCAAGAAAAGTTCTTCTCTAGGCATGATTTTTCATATATACAGGTTATGTTTTGCTAAGACAAAGTATTTTGAAAATAACTGGGAAAACTTTGTTCCCTGTGTATACAATTATAAAAAAGGTTTTGTTGAAACACCTATTTATAATATGGAATTTATAAAGCAAAAAAGTACTGGTATAGTTTTAGATTTACAAGAACTTTCAAAGATTCATAGATTACAAGAATTTAAAGACCTTTGCAATTATATGGAAAAAAAGCAAGAAGAAGCTTTAAACAAGTGTTATATCCATAAAATAGGATAAATATATTAAGAAAATATATATTGTTTTTGATAATTATAGGGGGCTATAATTAATAGATGGAATTGACTAATTAAATAATGAATTAAAAAACTCAGGAAATAATAAGTATTATTGCTTTGAGTTTTTTTGTGTATTTTTTTATTAAATTAGTATAATACTAAAATATAAGGCTATTGTAATTAAAATATAAAATAGGTAAAAATATATTAATTAATAAATTATCAAACAATTAATACAAATTAAGTTCGTTTCATAATGTTAAAATTGTGCTAATATTGTATCAATTGATATAATTCTATAAAATTATGGAGGTAAAAATGAAAAACAAAAGAAACATAATAATAAGTATAACTATATTATTAGCAATTACTACAGTGTCTTCCTTGTGGTATTATTTTTCACATAACAATAAAAATAATGTAGAAAATAATATAACTACAGGTGAAAAAAAGAAAATAAAAAAAGAAGTATACGAGGTAGAAAAAAGTTCGAACACTAGTGAATCTGATGATAATGATGATAATAAAATAGAGGAAATAAAAAAATCAGAAAATAAAAAGGGGTATTTAGGTAAATATAAAATTTATGATGAGGTATTAGCTTACGCAAAAGTTACCAATATGGAACTGTATAAAAAATTATATGATGCCATAGAT is part of the Haloimpatiens sp. FM7315 genome and harbors:
- a CDS encoding cell wall-binding repeat-containing protein, which encodes MFVVSGQYYEDALSVSPIASKLGYSIVLVGKTSIPDVVKSYIKSKNCEINVVGGSDVINADVVRDLRANKVYNGATKCDRNVAIINDYKDKLDLSKLYIASDKGFADALSGSALAGLNNNPIILVGNNNKDIVNSFIKNNDNIKNINILGGEGAVSEDIVNSIVNTEDTSDKTDKKEETISIKQTVKVPDTLFGNYEIRINSIESTNERNEFSYSNPYEVYKINYTYKLLSKGEDSMGVFLFQPFDAIDSKGEVGYSYPNSGLAPEELKITGSKCSAEAFIGVNNETNYLTLTLDYMHNGEIFHVTFKVPTK
- a CDS encoding DUF3955 domain-containing protein; the protein is MKKYIVSLIFIIIGIGCGVAYNIIGSEIAADGTLVEPFFLIPFSFIFCLIGLIIAMVVTIKSFVLKSKVVKK
- a CDS encoding uroporphyrinogen decarboxylase family protein — protein: MINYENILRKERIKNFYEGNDVDRVPFYTNATIYSGVLGKLSSKEFYLNPELSYSTQRLVLDIHHCDGSPSFDFPGYTGLMFGGEIEYKDNPYVSIPLIKPRVKSISDIEKIKVPNLEIDIEENLKFKFFKILNEKGVSIPISMGSPLEIVSNICDITLLVKLFRKDTEALHRLLRCATDYLKLMGNITINMFGIDKCYCSSNFPIESLISTKLFENHSLPYFLEVYEYFRSKGVKSYSLHLCGNHNRNLEIFRHIGLPDRTFISLDEKIDMDKASSIFGEKYILAGNVSSNSLLNGTYKEVYSISKDIIIKNKSRKGGFALMPSCTLPPYTPPLNLYAMYKACEDFGKY
- a CDS encoding DUF169 domain-containing protein, with translation MELSEKISILPSILNLKRQVVGVKIIKNKENYDFIEAKQIKNKITYCYMIKLATYGKHFKAKAENFLCDGASKALGLMTVPDNVISGQVYESLGLYENREVAKEAQRDVKYIKEKNYGVEIFSLNNFPAKEFDVAIIIDSSYKIMRLMQGYSYYYGVNKNISFSGNQGICSEATAVPYINDDVNASMLCSGTRFFAKWNEDDIAFGIPYSKMSKVIDGVINTINPTESDEKKQEIIKKLKDKDINLNIELGKNYYI
- a CDS encoding ABC transporter permease, with protein sequence MVEYILSNQDKIIQYTLLHVSLTVSSVLFSLILWVPLGIYMTRNERLAKFVLAISNILYCVPSISMFALLITVPFLGLGRKSAVLALVLYSMMPMTRSVYTGIKNVDVSLIEAMRGMGLNKRQIFFEVQLPMAIPSIFSGFRIMTIMITSTATLATYIGEKNLGRLISQGLSRSNMDMVLTGAVLVSVIAVLLDFILLIIENKLSWYNVKAGEN
- a CDS encoding ABC transporter ATP-binding protein, with the translated sequence MIIMKNVKKYYEGQKTPAINDLNLNIETGKLTVFLGKSGCGKSTTLKLINRMIHATSGSIEINGKDIKDFNENNLRRDIGYVIQDIGLLPNKTVEQNISIVPKLKKWSKEDIKKRVRELILMIGLDPDTDGKKYPRQLSGGQMQRVGVARGLAANPEIILMDEPFGAVDPILRSKLQDDLLKIQKAEKKTICFVTHDIDEAIKLGDKIAIFNEGSVVQCDDPLTILMNPKNDFVKEFMGETRVLEAFKIVSLQDLVKGREEKIVEVNEDKKIKLKADCKLYRALSKLIEKDKSVITIIDNDNNFINEISINEIAKYLYKEK
- a CDS encoding ABC transporter permease; translated protein: MSVHRAINALTKLVPINLAIHMGLVFTSLFLAIIIGISLGVLLSRQKLKIVSNIVLQMLNVLQTIPPFAFVAISLPLLGFGYKPTIIVLVCQGVLPIIKGTMVGILQVNSKTREAAKGLGMTNFEILKELELPMSMPYILSGVKMSSTYVVSVATLAGFVGAGGLGTLISSGIAMLYPEYLLIGASLCAIIALVMNFILDKIEKKILFMEFGDAKGLQCKN
- a CDS encoding glycine betaine ABC transporter substrate-binding protein; this translates as MIKKISTILAVLLCFSFLGGCGKSESEKSKSKGEITIGSKTFTESLVLGNIMVKYLKSLGYTVNDETGLGETAIIRKAITSGEVDGYYEYTGTGLMQFMKHDPVYDAKKCYELISKWDKDNGITWLPYSKANNTYVMVVTKELAKKYNLKNVSDLAKAYNEGNDITLVTAAESYERPDMMPRLMSVYGFNVPVKNRLNVELGLFYEALKNGKADVATGFATDGNIKKDGYVALEDDKNAFAVYSITPVFRTEILEKYPDIKEEISKLTKLLNDEVVMDLNSKVDIDKQSVEKVADEFLKANKLTK